A region of Anguilla rostrata isolate EN2019 chromosome 10, ASM1855537v3, whole genome shotgun sequence DNA encodes the following proteins:
- the LOC135233659 gene encoding UV excision repair protein RAD23 homolog B-like isoform X1 produces the protein MQITLKTLQQQTFKIDIDGEETVKALKEKIENEKGKDGFPVAGQKLIYAGKILNDDTALKEYKIDDKNFVVVMVTKPKTAPSASQPSPASSTATPSPAPAATPAPAPSATPAAPAAPDTPLPDSASKEDPPSEEKGSTSAPPAPSPVSSSGLPTNANIFEEATSALVTGQSYENMVTEIMLLGYEREQVVSALRASFNNPDRAVEYLLMGIPTESESHAVSESVPVGGITAASTGSSSSPSSTTPATPASATGANPLEFLRNQPQFQQMRQIIQQNPSLLPALLQQIGRENPQLLQQISSHQEQFIQMLNEPSQEGGGQSGGEGVSEAGGGQMNYIQVTPQEKEAIERLKALGFPEGLVIQAYFACEKNENLAANFLLQQNFDDD, from the exons ATGCAGATCACGTTGAAAACCCTTCAGCAGCAGACATTTAAAATTGACATTGATGGAGAAGAGACG gtAAAGGCGCTAAAGGAAAAAATTGAGAATGAGAAGGGGAAAGATGGTTTTCCAGTGGCAGGACAGAAATTGATATATGCAG GTAAAATCCTTAATGATGACACAGCCCTCAAGGAGTACAAGATTGATGATAAAAACTTTGTGGTGGTCATGGTGACCAAG CCTAAAACAGCACCATCAGCTAGCCAGCCTTCCCCTGCTAGTAGCACAGCCACCCCGTCCCCTGCCCCGGCCgcaacccccgcccccgcccccagcgcCACCCCGGCTGCCCCAGCTGCCCCTGACACACCCCTTCCTGACAGCGCCAGCAAGGAGGACCCGCCCTCTGAGGAGAAGGGCTCCACAAGCGCCCCACCTGCCCCCTCACCTGTCAG CTCATCAGGCCTGCCGACAAATGCCAACATATTTGAAGAGGCCACGTCTGCACTTG tGACAGGACAGTCGTATGAGAACATGGTGACGGAGATCATGCTGCTGGGTTACGAGCGGGAGCAGGTGGTCTCTGCGCTCCGGGCCAGTTTCAACAACCCAGACCGAGCCGTGGAGTACCTGCTAATG GGTATCCCCACTGAGAGCGAGAGCCATGCTGTGTCTGAATCTGTACCTGTGGGTGGAATTACAGCTGCAAGCACAGggtcctcttcctccccctccagcaCCACTCCCGCAACACCTGCCTCTGCTACAGGGG CCAATCCGCTGGAGTTTCTGCGTAACCAGCCCCAGTTCCAGCAGATGAGACAGATCATCCAGCAGAACCCCTCTTTGCTACCTGCCTTACTACAGCAAATTGGAAGGGAGAACCCACAGTTACTGCAG CAAATCAGCAGCCACCAGGAGCAGTTCATTCAGATGCTGAATGAGCCGTcccaggagggaggggggcagagcggtggggagggggtgtccgAGGCAGGCGGGGGGCAGATGAACTACATTCAGGTGACCCCCCAGGAGAAAGAAGCCATCGAGAGG CTAAAAGCGCTAGGATTCCCAGAAGGGCTCGTTATACAGGCGTACTTTGCCTGTGAGAAGAACGAGAACTTGGCGGCCAACTTCCTTTTACAACAGAACTTTGATGATGATTAA
- the LOC135233659 gene encoding UV excision repair protein RAD23 homolog B-like isoform X2 — MLVKALKEKIENEKGKDGFPVAGQKLIYAGKILNDDTALKEYKIDDKNFVVVMVTKPKTAPSASQPSPASSTATPSPAPAATPAPAPSATPAAPAAPDTPLPDSASKEDPPSEEKGSTSAPPAPSPVSSSGLPTNANIFEEATSALVTGQSYENMVTEIMLLGYEREQVVSALRASFNNPDRAVEYLLMGIPTESESHAVSESVPVGGITAASTGSSSSPSSTTPATPASATGANPLEFLRNQPQFQQMRQIIQQNPSLLPALLQQIGRENPQLLQQISSHQEQFIQMLNEPSQEGGGQSGGEGVSEAGGGQMNYIQVTPQEKEAIERLKALGFPEGLVIQAYFACEKNENLAANFLLQQNFDDD; from the exons ATGCTG gtAAAGGCGCTAAAGGAAAAAATTGAGAATGAGAAGGGGAAAGATGGTTTTCCAGTGGCAGGACAGAAATTGATATATGCAG GTAAAATCCTTAATGATGACACAGCCCTCAAGGAGTACAAGATTGATGATAAAAACTTTGTGGTGGTCATGGTGACCAAG CCTAAAACAGCACCATCAGCTAGCCAGCCTTCCCCTGCTAGTAGCACAGCCACCCCGTCCCCTGCCCCGGCCgcaacccccgcccccgcccccagcgcCACCCCGGCTGCCCCAGCTGCCCCTGACACACCCCTTCCTGACAGCGCCAGCAAGGAGGACCCGCCCTCTGAGGAGAAGGGCTCCACAAGCGCCCCACCTGCCCCCTCACCTGTCAG CTCATCAGGCCTGCCGACAAATGCCAACATATTTGAAGAGGCCACGTCTGCACTTG tGACAGGACAGTCGTATGAGAACATGGTGACGGAGATCATGCTGCTGGGTTACGAGCGGGAGCAGGTGGTCTCTGCGCTCCGGGCCAGTTTCAACAACCCAGACCGAGCCGTGGAGTACCTGCTAATG GGTATCCCCACTGAGAGCGAGAGCCATGCTGTGTCTGAATCTGTACCTGTGGGTGGAATTACAGCTGCAAGCACAGggtcctcttcctccccctccagcaCCACTCCCGCAACACCTGCCTCTGCTACAGGGG CCAATCCGCTGGAGTTTCTGCGTAACCAGCCCCAGTTCCAGCAGATGAGACAGATCATCCAGCAGAACCCCTCTTTGCTACCTGCCTTACTACAGCAAATTGGAAGGGAGAACCCACAGTTACTGCAG CAAATCAGCAGCCACCAGGAGCAGTTCATTCAGATGCTGAATGAGCCGTcccaggagggaggggggcagagcggtggggagggggtgtccgAGGCAGGCGGGGGGCAGATGAACTACATTCAGGTGACCCCCCAGGAGAAAGAAGCCATCGAGAGG CTAAAAGCGCTAGGATTCCCAGAAGGGCTCGTTATACAGGCGTACTTTGCCTGTGAGAAGAACGAGAACTTGGCGGCCAACTTCCTTTTACAACAGAACTTTGATGATGATTAA